One region of Flavobacterium sp. GSB-24 genomic DNA includes:
- a CDS encoding SDR family oxidoreductase, giving the protein MSKKTAIVTGGNSGLGYATAKKLCDNGIKTYIIGRSKEKTEDACREIGENAIPVIFDLNDLAGIPAMIESLTKHGSIDILVNNAGINLKKEIPDVTDEDFLSVIHTNLLSVFTVSREVIKNMKENGGGSIVNISSMASQYGIPKVIAYSASKGAIESMTRAMATELAPSGIRVNCIAPGFIKTKMSAAALDNDPERKNKVLGRTPMGFLGEPSDIADAVYYFALNESKYTTGTVLPVDGGNSIGF; this is encoded by the coding sequence ATGAGTAAAAAAACTGCAATTGTTACAGGAGGAAATTCAGGTTTAGGTTATGCCACAGCAAAAAAACTGTGTGATAACGGAATCAAAACGTATATAATTGGCCGATCGAAAGAGAAGACCGAAGATGCTTGTCGTGAAATTGGTGAAAATGCAATTCCAGTGATTTTTGATTTGAATGATTTGGCTGGAATTCCTGCAATGATTGAAAGTCTTACAAAACATGGTTCAATAGATATTTTGGTAAATAATGCAGGAATCAATCTTAAAAAAGAAATTCCAGACGTGACGGATGAAGATTTTCTTTCGGTAATTCACACCAATCTTTTGAGTGTTTTTACAGTAAGTAGAGAAGTGATTAAAAACATGAAAGAAAATGGCGGAGGAAGTATCGTTAATATCAGTTCAATGGCATCGCAATACGGAATTCCAAAAGTAATTGCATATTCTGCAAGTAAAGGCGCAATTGAATCTATGACACGCGCAATGGCAACAGAATTGGCTCCGTCCGGCATTCGCGTAAACTGTATTGCTCCAGGATTTATTAAAACTAAAATGTCAGCGGCAGCTTTGGATAATGATCCAGAAAGAAAAAATAAAGTATTGGGAAGAACTCCAATGGGCTTTTTAGGAGAACCTTCAGATATTGCAGACGCTGTTTATTATTTTGCTTTAAACGAGTCAAAATATACAACAGGAACTGTTTTGCCAGTTGATGGAGGAAATAGTATTGGGTTTTAA
- the uxuA gene encoding mannonate dehydratase, translating to MQQTMRWFGPNDNVSLTDIKQAGATGIVTALHQIPVGYIWTIEAIKERQEIIRNYGLEWTVVESLPVHEEIKRASGNYLQYIENYKISLRNLAECGIKIITYNFMPILDWVRTNHNFINGDGSKALLYNQDAFTYFDVFLLKRPNAENDYSEVQKHNALNFGNKLSEDEKALLFKNVLLGLPGSKVNFTAEQILSLLDNYANIDNEKLRENLIYFLSEVTPIAEEIGAKLAIHPDDPPFSVLGLPRIVSTEQDIKAILEAVPLNANGLCYCTGSLGANPNNNLEKIIDDFGDRIHFLHLRNTIRESETIFRESEHLNGDANMEAIVEKLLMLMDKTKISLPMRPDHGFLHSADETKETYPGYSLVGRLKGLAELRGLEMGIAYKLK from the coding sequence ATGCAGCAAACCATGAGATGGTTCGGTCCTAATGACAATGTAAGTTTGACTGATATTAAGCAAGCTGGAGCAACGGGAATTGTAACCGCTTTGCATCAAATTCCGGTTGGTTATATCTGGACGATTGAAGCAATAAAGGAAAGACAAGAAATCATTCGAAATTATGGATTAGAATGGACTGTGGTTGAAAGTCTGCCTGTGCATGAAGAAATAAAAAGAGCCTCAGGAAATTATCTGCAATACATCGAAAATTATAAAATTAGTTTAAGAAATCTGGCAGAATGCGGTATCAAAATTATCACCTATAATTTTATGCCGATTTTGGACTGGGTTAGAACGAATCATAATTTTATCAACGGAGATGGAAGTAAAGCCTTACTTTATAATCAGGATGCTTTTACTTATTTTGATGTTTTTCTTTTAAAAAGACCAAATGCTGAAAACGATTATTCTGAGGTTCAAAAACACAATGCCTTAAACTTTGGGAATAAACTTTCAGAAGATGAAAAAGCATTATTATTTAAAAATGTTTTGTTGGGATTGCCGGGAAGTAAGGTCAATTTTACGGCAGAACAGATTTTATCTTTATTAGATAATTATGCGAATATCGATAATGAAAAATTGAGAGAAAACTTGATTTATTTTTTATCAGAAGTTACCCCCATTGCGGAAGAAATTGGCGCAAAATTAGCGATTCATCCCGATGATCCGCCGTTTTCTGTTTTAGGATTGCCGAGGATTGTTTCTACAGAACAAGATATTAAAGCCATTTTAGAAGCTGTTCCGTTAAATGCAAACGGACTATGTTATTGCACAGGCTCTCTGGGTGCAAATCCTAATAATAACCTGGAGAAAATAATAGACGATTTTGGAGACAGGATTCACTTTTTGCATCTTCGAAATACCATCCGCGAAAGCGAAACTATTTTCAGGGAATCAGAACATTTAAATGGTGATGCGAATATGGAAGCTATTGTAGAAAAATTATTGATGCTGATGGATAAAACAAAAATAAGCTTGCCAATGCGTCCCGATCACGGATTTCTGCATTCAGCAGATGAAACGAAAGAAACCTATCCTGGATATTCTTTGGTAGGAAGACTAAAAGGTCTTGCTGAGTTAAGAGGATTAGAAATGGGAATTGCTTATAAATTGAAATAA